In Sphingomonas sp. LR60, the following are encoded in one genomic region:
- a CDS encoding putative DNA modification/repair radical SAM protein — translation MAQLDVRQKLEILADAAKYDASCASSGTAKRNSADGKGIGSTEGMGICHAYAPDGRCISLLKILLTNSCIFDCHYCINRKSSNVRRARFTAQEVVNLTLSFYRRNYIEGLFLSSGIIKSSNYTMEQLVEVARSLREDHHFRGYIHLKTIPDADPELVHQAGLYADRVSINVELPTVGGLKRLAPEKDNARIEGAMGKMNAAIVDTTEARTKYKSAPRFAPAGQSTQMIVGADAATDGDIVTKASSLYNRFGLRRVYYSAFSPIPDASSVLPLQRPPLMREHRLYQSDWLMRFYGFQPREVVAATDDATGMLPLDIDPKLAWALKFRDQFPVDVNRAPRELLWRVPGLGTKAVKSILAARRWRRLRLDDVARLTVSIARIRPFIVAEDWRPVTLTDRAELKPLVTPHPSRQQLELFGA, via the coding sequence ATGGCGCAACTGGATGTCCGACAGAAGCTGGAAATCCTTGCGGATGCGGCAAAATATGACGCGTCCTGCGCTTCGTCGGGCACCGCGAAGCGCAATTCCGCTGATGGCAAGGGGATCGGTTCGACCGAAGGCATGGGCATCTGCCACGCCTATGCCCCCGACGGGCGCTGCATCTCGTTGCTCAAGATCCTGCTGACGAACAGCTGCATCTTCGACTGCCATTACTGCATCAACCGCAAGAGTTCGAACGTCCGCCGCGCGCGCTTCACCGCGCAGGAGGTCGTCAACCTGACCCTTTCCTTCTATCGCCGCAATTATATCGAGGGATTGTTCCTGTCGTCGGGAATCATCAAATCCTCGAATTATACGATGGAGCAACTGGTCGAAGTTGCGCGCAGCCTGCGCGAGGATCACCACTTCCGCGGCTATATTCACCTCAAGACGATCCCCGACGCCGATCCCGAGCTTGTGCATCAGGCTGGGCTCTATGCCGATCGCGTCTCGATCAATGTCGAGTTGCCGACCGTCGGCGGGCTGAAGCGGCTCGCGCCCGAGAAGGACAACGCCCGTATCGAGGGCGCGATGGGCAAGATGAACGCGGCGATCGTGGACACGACCGAAGCGCGCACCAAGTACAAGTCCGCTCCACGCTTTGCTCCCGCCGGTCAGTCGACGCAGATGATCGTCGGGGCCGATGCCGCGACCGATGGCGACATCGTCACCAAGGCGTCGTCGCTTTACAATCGCTTCGGTTTGCGCCGCGTCTATTATTCGGCGTTCAGCCCCATCCCGGACGCATCGAGCGTGCTCCCGCTGCAACGTCCGCCATTGATGCGCGAGCATCGGCTGTATCAGTCGGATTGGCTGATGCGCTTCTACGGTTTCCAGCCGCGCGAAGTGGTCGCCGCGACCGACGACGCCACGGGCATGTTGCCGCTCGATATCGATCCGAAGCTCGCCTGGGCGCTCAAGTTTCGCGACCAATTTCCGGTCGACGTCAACCGCGCCCCGCGTGAGTTGCTCTGGCGCGTTCCCGGTCTCGGCACGAAGGCGGTCAAGAGCATCCTTGCCGCACGCCGCTGGCGTCGGCTGCGGCTCGATGACGTGGCGCGGCTGACCGTATCGATCGCGCGCATCCGTCCGTTCATCGTCGCCGAAGACTGGCGTCCGGTGACGCTCACCGACCGCGCCGAGCTCAAACCGCTCGTCACGCCCCACCCCTCCCGCCAGCAATTGGAATTGTTCGGCGCGTGA